The Flaviramulus sp. BrNp1-15 genome includes the window AAAATGGGCGATATACTTGTATGTCGTTTACATAGACTAAATTTTCATCGTAGTTTCCACCTCGTACCGAGTATTGTGTGCTTAATTCATTATTATTACTAACTCCAGGAAGTGTTAAAAGCAGATTTTCTACACCAGCGTTTGCTCCAGGGATTTTTCTAATTGCTTCTGGATTTAAAGTTACAACACCTTCAACTTCTTTTCGTCTGTTGTTAGTTACAATTACAGTGGCTATTTGCTCAATAGAAGTACTCATTACAGGATTGAATTCGTACTCTTCCCCATTTTTTAAATTAAATGTACTTACTACTTTTTTATGGGAAATATGTGAAAACTCAACAGATACTTCAGTATTTGCTGGTATTGTTAAAATGTAAAAACCATTAGCGTTTGTTTGGGTTCCGCTGGTTTCAGTTTTAATATTTACATTTTCAATGGGTTTGTTATTTTCATCTAAAATAACACCTTTAACTTTTGCTGTTTGCGCATAAGTAAAATTAATAATGGCAAAAAACAGAAAGGTGGTTAGTAAGAGTTTTGCTTTCAAAAGGTTGTTTAGTTTATTTTCGATAAAATAACGCTTCAAAAGTAGAATTATTTCCAACATTATCGGTAACAATTACTTTTAAATTATTTTTGGTGTCGGTTATTATGCCATCATTAAAATCGTGTGTTAAGGTTTTAGTTTTGTAATCGTATTCCATTAAAACCCATTTTCCGTTTACAGTTGCTCTATAATTAGAAACTCCGGAATCTTCATCATCAATTTTTACTTTTAAATAACGGTATTTACTAAGCCATTGCCCGTCTTTAAAATTATTAGCTGTTATTGTTGGTGCAATACTATCAGTAGCTAAAGCATAAGTGCCTAGTTTTTTTGTATTTGCAGTTAAGGTGGTTTCTTTTCTTTTGGTGTAAGTATAAGAAGGGTGTTTTTTGTAACCTACTAATCTTGCTATATATAATTTACTTCTGTCTTCACTTGAATACTTGCTAACATCATAACTAATAGTGAAGTTTTTCATAGCAGGAATAACATCTTCATGTAATAACAAAGTATCATTCTTAACTTCAAAATCTATATAAAAATCTTCATAAAACGTATTCTTATAAAAATTGACGCTAACGTTACCTTCATTTAAATTTGTGGTTTGGTCTGCTTTAATTAGATAAGGCGTTGTTTTTTTTATTTTGGGTTCTAAAATATCATTTTTAGTTCCTTTAATATTGATAGTTATCCAAGATTCGTTGTTTTTATAATCGGCAACTCTAATTTTATAAACAGAGTTAGTGCTATCTTCAACTTTTAAAAAACCATCATTTATATGCTCTTTATAAAGACTTAAAGGGCTATTTTTTTTAAATAACTTTTGAATACGTTCTTTGTTATTTGAATAATGCTCATAATCTATAAGCTGATTGATATGTTTGGTTTCATCAAAAGAGAAACGCTTAAAATCTATTTCAAAATTTCTGCTACCATTAACAAAAGTTTGAATATTATAAACACCATTTGAATTTGCTGCTAAATCTTGTCTGTCTATGGTTACTATACCAAAACCTATATCGCCTATAGCATCAATACTTTCAACGGTATAATCACCATTTTTAAGAGGAATTAGTCTTAGTTTTTGCTTGTCGTTACTATTATTAACAAAAGATTTTTCATTTAAAGGATATGCGTAAATAGATCTAACAATAGGATTTGAAGTGTCTTTTATATCAATTCCAAAAAGCATAGGATTCATAGGGCGTTCCTGTTTATCACGAATTTCATAATGTAAATGTGGACCACCAGAACCACCAGAATTACCACTATAAGCCACTACACTGTCTTTTAAAACAGGTAAGCTTTCTGCATTTGGAAAGAGTTCAATTTCATAAGATTCTTCTTCATATTGTCGCTTTTTTACATAAGCTTCAATCTCCGGAGCAAATTTTTGTAAGTGTGCATAAACTGTTGTGTATCCGTTGGGATGCGTTATGTATAAAGCTTTACCATAACCATAATGTGAAACTTTAATACGACTTACAAACCCACTAGCCGAAGCTTTTACCTTTAATCCTCTACGTTGTTGTGTTTTTATGTCTAAACCAGAATGAAAATGATTAGAGCGCAACTCTGCAAATGTTCCTGCAAGTACTAGAGGAATTTCTAAAGGATTACTAAAATAATCTTGAGGATAATTATTTTGGGCATTTGTAAATAATGAAAAAACTAGAAAAAGGGACAGTATTAATCGCATATGCATGTATTAGGCTAAAATATTAATTTGATATGAATATGCAAAGTATATTGCAAAAATCAATCCATTGTTTTAAGTATATGAACTAAAGAAATGATTTTAAAATTTTATGAAAAAACAATTGTAATTTATAGCTAGGTATGTTAACTTTGTGAGATAAGTATTGAAATTTGTAAATGAGTAATATTGAAGATATTGTAGATTCTTTAGAAAACAAAATTAGTAAAGTATTACACAAACTAGAGCTTTTAAAGCTTGCTAATTTGAAATTGAATGAAGAATTAGAAGTCTCAAAGCAAGAAATTCAAACCCAAAAAAAGCATATTGATGCTTGGGAAGAAAAATACGAAGCTCTTAAAATGGCAAATTCAATACTTGGTAGTGACGATAATAAAAGAGAAACTAAGCTTAAAATAAACGCATTAATACGAGAAATAGACCATTGTATTGGTCAGCTTTCAGATTAAAGCAACATAAATTCAATGTCAGAAAAGCTTAAAATAAAGCTATCTATAGCAAATAGAGTATATCCTTTAACAATTGAAGCAAATCAAGAAGAAGGATTGCGTAAAGCGGCTAAGAATATTGAATTTATGATTAAACAATTTGAGCAAAGTTATTCTGTTAGAGATAAACAAGATGTACTAGCCATGTGTGCTTTACAATTTGCCTCTCAAGTAGAACAGAAGTCTATTGATAAAGCGAATGTAAATGAACATGTAGAAGAAAAGCTGAATGCTTTAAATGATTTGTTACATTCACATTTAATCTCTTAAAACGTTCTTTAAAATAAACTAAAAAGTTACTGCCTGCATTGGTTATTTTTTTTGATAAACTCAACGTTAATTCTTTAAAAAGGGTGAGTTTAAGTTGTAAAAGCAAGCTGCCTTGAGCAGATCCTTGATCAGCTTGTTAGCCCTAAACTTGTTTTTAAGGAGTTTATACAAAACTTTATACTGGTGCAGGCTTTTTTATATACATAAATCAACTAATTAAACGATGGATAACTCAATCATATTTGCAGTAGGCGGTGTTGTTTTAGGGCTAATAATTGGCTTTATTATAGCAAAAACACTCGAAAAGAATAACGCTTCAAAGCTTGTTAAAGAAGCAAAAAAAAGTGCAGCATTAATACTAAAACAGGCTAACAGTGAGGGAGAAAGTATTAAGAAAGACAAAATACTTCAGGCTAAAGAAAAATTTATAGAACTTAAAGGAGAGCATGAAAAAGTAATCTTATCTCGGGATAAGAAAATGGCAGAAGCCGAAAAAAGAACTCGTGATAAAGAGTCACAGATTTCTGGAGAGCTTTCTAAAAATAAAAAACTTAATGAAAGTCTTGAAAGTAAAATAAAAGACTATAATTACAGACTTGATGTACTTGATAAGAAACAAGAGGAAATAGATAAACTACATAAAAATCAAGTACAACAATTAGAAGTAATTTCTAGTCTCTCTGCAGAAGAAGCTAAAGAACAATTAGTAGAATCTTTAAAAGGTGAAGCAAAGAATGATGCTATGGCATATATACAAAGTTCTTTAGAAGAAGCAAAATTAACTGCTGAACAAGACGCGAAAAAGATTATAATAAACACTATTCAGCGTATTGGGACAGAAGAAGCTGTAGATAACTGTGTGTCTGTTTTTAATATTGAATCAGATGATGTTAAAGGACGAATCATTGGTAGAGAAGGACGAAATATTCGTGCTATAGAAGCTGCTACAGGAGTAGAAATTATAGTTGATGATACTCCAGAAGCAATCATTTTATCATGTTTTGATTCTGTTAGACGTGAAATTGCTCGTTTATCATTACACAAGCTAGTTACCGATGGTAGAATACATCCAGCACGTATAGAAGAAATAGTTAAAAAGACTAAAAAGCAAATTGAGCAGGAAATTATTGAAGTAGGTAAGCGTACCGTAATAGATTTAGGTATTCATAATTTACACCCTGAGCTTATTAAAATGGTGGGAAGAATGAAGTACCGTTCTTCTTACGGACAGAACTTATTACAACACTCGCGTGAAGTTGCTAAACTTTGTGGTGTAATGGCTGCAGAGTTAGGATTAAACCCAAAATTAGCAAAACGAGCAGGGTTATTACACGATATAGGTAAAGTGCCAGATGCTGAGGCAGATATGGAAACTCCACATGCGATATTAGGTATGCAGTGGGCAGAAAAATATAATGAAAAAGATGAAGTATGTAATGCTATTGGTGCTCACCACGATGAAATAGAAATGAAATCGTTATTAGCTCCAATCATTCAAGTTTGTGACGCTATTTCTGGAGCAAGACCAGGTGCAAGACGTCAAGTTTTAGATAGTTATATTCAGCGTTTAAAAGATTTAGAAGATATTGCTTTCGGATTTAATGGTGTTAAAAAAGCATATGCTATTCAAGCAGGTAGAGAGCTTAGAGTTATTGTTGAAAGTGAAAAGGTAGATGACCAAAAAGCAGCAGATTTATCTTTTAATATTTCTCAAAAAGTACAAACAGATATGACTTATCCGGGTCAGGTAAAGGTTACTGTTATTAGAGAAACAAGAGCTGTAAATATTGCTAAGTAAATAGTAAATAAACATAAACTAAGTAAAAAAATCCAGTTTTAAGCTGGATTTTTTTTGTTTGGTATTGTTATGGTGAACGTGGTTCCTACATTTACTTCACTGTCAAGAGTAATCTCACCACCGTAGGTCTCAATTTGATTTTTTATTAAGTACAAGCCAACACCTTCAGAGTTTTTATTGTTATGAAATGTTTTGTAAAGCCCAAAAACAGAATCTCCAAACTTATCTAAGTTAATACCTATACCATTGTCAGATACTATTACTTTAATGTAGTCTTCAGTTAAGATGGCATCAACATTCACTTTAGGGTCTCTTTCCGGGTGTTTGTATTTGATAGCATTAGTCAATAAATTTTGAATAATGCTTTCCATGTACGTAGGATTATAATAAATATATAGTTTGGGGTCTATATTAATATTTATTATAGCATTACTTTCTGTAATAACAACCTTTAGCATTTCTAAAATTTTATTAGCTTCTTTAGCTAAATAAAGCTTCTCAATTTTAGTGGCTTTGTTATTTTGTATGGAAACAATTTCATTTAAATTACTAATTGTTTTTGTTAGCGAAGCGGATAAAGTTTTTAAATACTCTATTAACTCTTGTTTTTCAGCTTCAGTTTTTGCTTCCTCATAAAAATCAAGTAAACTTTCAAAATTACCTGCATGTTGTTTCAAATTATGTGTAACAATATGGGCAAAGTTTTTAAGTTTATTATTTTGTTTACTTACAAGGTTAAGAGTATTGGATAATTTTTTTTCACTTTCAACATGGCTTGTTATATCTACATGAGTACCAATAAAGCGAATGGGTTTTCCATTTGTGTCCCATTTTATAATTTTTCCTTTATCTAAAATCCATTTGTAAGAACCATCTTTACATTTAACTCTATGTTCATTAATATAAAGTGGTTTTAACCCATTTATATGATCTTGATAATCTTTAAAGTATTTCTCTTTATCCTCTGGGTGTACCCTGTTATTCCAATCATCTATATTCTTACCAAAAGTGTTATCATTTTCATAACCTATAATTCGTTTGGATGACTCAGAAAAGTAAACTTTATTTTTTAGAGCATCGAAATCCCATACGCCAATATTAGAAATATCTACAGCTTCTTGCCATTTTATATTTACATCAAGGTTCTCAGAATGATTTTTTTCGCTTACTTCAGACTTTAATAGGCTCGTAACCTTTTTAAGCATTCTGCTAAGATAGTTTTGGGGTTTCAATTGTATTTTTGATAAAAAAAATTATTTGTGTAAAGACTTACAAAAATACCTTTTAATCATTTAAATTAAAAATTTAAACAGAAAAAGAATAGAAAAATTTGATGCTTTTTAACTTCTAGGATGAAATTTCTCAACCACTTTAGTTAAATGACTTTTGTCTAAATGAACGTAAATTTCTGTTGTAGTAATACTTTCATGCCCTAGCATTAATTGTATGGATCTTAAATCTGCATTATTTTGTAATAGGTGAGTGGCAAACGAGTGTCTAAATGTATGAGGAGAAATATTTTTTTTAAGCCCAATTTTTTCAGCTAATTGTTTAATTATAGTAAAAATCATAGCTCTGGTTAATTGTTTACCACGTCGGTTTAAAAATAAAGTATCTTCAAAACCAGCTTGAATTTTTAAATGATTTCTTATTTCACTTTTGTAAATATTGATGTATTTCTGCGTAATGTCAACAATTGGTACAAAACGTTGTTTATCCCCTTTACCAGTAACTTTTATAAAACCTTCATCAAAAAATAAATCTGATATTTTTAAATTAATTAACTCACTAACACGTAAGCCACAACCGTATAAGGTTTCTAGCATTGCTCTATTGCGTTCACCTTCTGGTTTACTTAAATCTATAGCTTTTATGATATTATCAATTTCTTGTTCTGATAAAGTATCTGGAAGTTTTCGTCCTATTTTTGGGGATTCAATAAGCTCCAGAGGGTTATCTGCTCTATAATCTTCGAATACTAAATAACTAAAAAAGCTTCTTAAGCCTGAAATTATTCTAGATTGAGATCTAGGGTTTACAGTTTTTGCAACGTCGTAAATAAATTGTTGAATAATTTCTGATGATATTGTAATTGGAGAAAAGTTTATATTATTTACTTCTAAATATGAAATTAATTTTTTTATATCTAAGGCATAATTATCAATAGAGTTTTTAGATAAACCTCTTTCAATTTTTAAGTATAGTTGATAATCTTTAAGTGCGTTTTGCCATTTCATAAGGAGTAAAAATAACTTATTATTTAATGTGAATAAAAAAATAATAAGATGATGAAAATCATTTCCAGTTAGTTTATAATTATATAAATTTTTAAATTATTTAAAAGCTATTAATCAATTAAAACAAATAATAATGAAAAAATTAATTTTATTTATTGCAGTAATTGCAATAACTGGTTTAACACAGACTTTTTCACAAGATATAAATTTTGGAGCTAAAGCAGGTGTGAATTTTTGTGATATTACAGGCGATGATACTGATAGTTTTGATGGTAGAACGACTTTCCATATAGGGTTAGTTGCTGAGATTATGATTACAGATGTATTTGCTTTCCAGCCAGAAATATTATATTCAGCTCAAGGATCAGATTGGGAAGAAGCTTTTGAAGGTGAAACATATCAAGGCACAGTTAAGGTAGATTATTTAAATATTCCTTTAATGGCAAAATATTATGTTGTAGAAGGATTTAGTGTTGAGGCTGGTCCTCAAATAGGTTTTTTATTATCTGCTAACAATGAAGAAGAAGGATTTGACGATGAAGACATAAAAGATGATTTAAAAGGAATTGATTTTGGAATTAATTTCGGGTTGGGTTACAAGCTTGATGGTGGTTTGAATTTTGGAGCGCGTTATATTATTGGTTTAACAGATGTAAATGATAATCCTGAAAATTTAGGTAACTCTGATTATAAAAATAGTGTTATTCAAATCAGTGTTGGTTACTTTTTTTAATCTAAAACTAATTAAATGTATTGAAACCGAAGTAGAAATACTTCGGTTTTTATATTACATTACTTCAAACCAATAATTTTGATATTAATTAACTATTATAAATAAAATTTTGAATCAGTTTTCTATCTATTGAGACTGGAAACACTTATTCATTTAAGTAAGATATTTTTAAAATCTAAGGCAATAATTATTTATTAAGTTTTGACATAAACTACATTCAATTTTTAAATAAAGTTGATAATCCTTAAGCTTAATTTGCAATTTCATATATTTTTTATCGTTAAAAAGCATTTTTTATCGATAAAATACAATAAAAAATCAAAAATTTCTTGTTAATGAAATTTTTTAATATTACGTTTGTTTTAACTTTTAAAACCAATTAAATTATGAAAAAATTATTTTTATTATCAATTATTGCAGTATTAGGAATGACTACTGTTAATGCACAAGGCAATTTAAATGCTGGTGTTAATTTAGGTTTACCAATAGGAGACGCTGGTGATGGATGGACATTTAATGTAACTTTGGATGTTAACTATTTGTGGGAAGTAGGAGAAAACTTTGATGCTGGTGTCGCTACCGGATATTCTCATTCTTTTGGAGATTCTATTGATGTTCCTGGATTCGGAAGTGTGGACATTGATGATGCTCAGTTTTTACCTATTGCTGGTGCAGCTCGCTTTGGAATTTCGGATAAATTCACTTTAGGAGCAGATTTAGGTTATGCTTTAGGAATCAATGATGGTAATGATGGAGGTTTTTATTATGCACCAAGAGTTCAGTATGGAGTATCAGAATCTTTAGACATAGTTTTATCTTACCGAGGTGTAAGTCTTGACGGTGGATCTTTTGATGTTATAAACTTAGGTATACAATTCGGTTTATAACCTATTATATATTTAATTAAAATTTTAAGAGCTAATGAATATTAGCTCTTTTTTATTGCCTTATTTTATATATTTACTATATGAAAAAACTAATCATCATCAACGGACCAAATTTAAACTTACTAGGAAAGCGAGAGCCAGAAATTTATGGGAACTTAACTTTTGAAGATTATTTAAAACAGGTTAAAAGTAAATTTTCTAATATAGAGATTGAATATTATCAATCTAATATTGAAGGTGAAATTATTGATAAGTTACATGAAGTTGGTTTTAGTTATGACGGCGTTATTTTAAATGCTGGTGCCTATACACATACATCTATTGGAATAGGTGATGCTATAAAAGGTATTGAAACACCTGTTGTAGAACTACATATTTCTAATACTTTTTCTAGAGAAGAGTTTAGGCATCAATCTTATATTTCACCTAATGCTAAAGGTGTAATTTTAGGTTTTGGCATGCAGAGTTATGAATTGGCTATTCAGAGTTTTTTGTAATTTTTTCCAGAATTAACTTTTATTTAAATATTATTTAAACTTTTATTGTGAGAATTTATAACAATTAAGATTAACTTTAGTTAATTATTTCTAATAACATCTGTTATGAATTTAAAAATCACTTTTGTTTTTATAATTTCAAATATCACTTTTATTATTTCACAAGAAAACCAAGAAGTTAAATCTTTTGGTTTTACCGATGATGTTAGAATTGAATATGACTCCCCAAGAAGTTTTATTAATTACTATTCTGAATATTCAATTGATGAACATTGGTTTTTAAGATTTGAAATACAGAAAAGAACATATTACAGTTTAACTGGTAGCCAGAGTCTTCTAGAATATCCACTAATAGTAAAGTATAATTTTAATAATAAATTTAGTGTTTTATTTGGACCAAAAATTGATGTTTTTTTGAAAGATGCAGACATTGAAGATACTTGGTTTTCATTAACTTCAGGCGCACAATTTAATTTAAACAAGACAGTATTGATAGAAGGCAGGGTTAATACTAGTATGGGTAATGAATTAAATTCTACTAATTTTAATTTAGGAGATGGAGTTACTTATAAATTAGGGACAAGATTTAAATTTTGAATAAAAAAAAGACGATTTATTAAATCGTCTTTTTTTTATTCGAATTTATTTTTTAATAAATCTATATATGAATACACTCATCATAAGCATCAGCAACAGCTTCCATAACGGCTTCACTCATGGTTGGGTGAGGGTGAACTGCTTTTAATACTTCGTGTCCTGTAGTTTCTAATTTTCTACCTAACACAGCTTCAGCAATCATATCTGTAACAGTAGCACCAATCATATGGCAACCTAACCACTCTCCATATTTAGCATCAAAGATTACTTTTACAAAACCATCTTTATTTCCACCTGCACTTGCTTTACCAGATGCTGAGAATGGGAATTTACCAACTTTAATGTCGTAACCTTTTTCTTTGGCTTGTTTTTCAGTTAAACCAACTGAAGCAATTTCTGGTGTACAATAGGTACAACCTGGAATGTTTCCATAATCTAAAGCTTCAACATGTTGTCCTGCTAGTTTTTCTACACAAAGAATCCCTTCTGCAGAAGCTACATGCGCTAATGCTTGACCAGGAGTAACATCACCAATAGCATAATAACCGGGAATGTTAGTTTGATAAAAATCATTTACAATAATTTTATCTCTGTCTACAACAATACCAACATCTTCTAAACCAATATTTTCAATATTAGATTTTATACCAACAGCACTTAAAACGATGTCTGCTTCTAAAACTTCTTCGCCTTTTTTGGTTTTTACAGTTGCTTTAACACCTTTTCCAGATGTGTCAACACTAGTAACTTCGGCGGAAGTCATAATTTTAATTCCGTTTTTCTTAAAAGAACGCTCTAATTGTTTAGATACATCTTCGTCTTCAACAGGAACAATATTTGGTAAATATTCTACTATAGTAACTTCAGTTCCCATAGAATTATAGAAATAAGCAAACTCAACACCAATTGCTCCAGAACCAACCACAATCATTTTTTTTGGTTGCTTTGGTAAACTCATAGCTTCTCTATAACCAATAACTTTTTTACCATCTTGCGGTAAACTAGGCAACTCACGAGAGCGAGCTCCGGTTGCAATTATAATATTGTTTGCACTATATTCGGTCCCATCAACGTCAATTTTTTTACCTGGTTTAAGTTTACCGTAGCCATTTATAACGTCAATTTTGTTTTTCTTCATTAAAAATTGAACACCTTTACTCATACCATCTGCAACACCACGACTACGTTTTACAACAGCATCAAAATCATAATCTGCATCCTTAACTTTTAAGCCATAATCTTCGGCATGTTTAAGATATTCAAATACTTGAGCAGATTTTAATAAGGCTTTTGTAGGGATACATCCCCAATTCAAACAAATACCACCTAAACTTTCTTTTTCAATAATTGCGGTTTTGAAACCCAATTGAGATGCTCTAATAGCAGCAACATAACCACCTGGACCACTTCCAAGAACAATAATATCGTATTTACTCATGTCAATTCTTTAATCGTTATTTGAAGCTACGAATTTACAAAACCAAAATTGAATAAAGAATTTAGAACGCTTTAAATTTGCATCTTTATATTACCTTTGCGTCGCAAGTATTTATTTATGAATATACCCAGAACAAGTTTTCCTAGAGTTGTTATAATAGGAGGTGGATTTGCAGGAGTAGCCTTAGCAAAAAAACTATCGAAACAAGAAGTACAAGTTGTACTTTTAGACAAGAATAATTATCACACATTTCAACCCTTACTTTATCAAGTATCAACAGGAGGATTAGAACCCGATTCTATTGCGTATCCTATCAGAAAAATATTAAAAGACTTTCCTAATTTTTATTTCAGACTTGCAAACGTAAGTGAAATTGATGCAGAGAATAATAAAGTGATTACAAATATTGGTAAACTTAAGTTTGATTATTTAGTGGTTGCTTCAGGCTCTGAAACCAATTTTTTTGGTAATTCTGAAATAGAAAAACATAGTATGGCAATGAAAACCATACCGCAATCTTTAAATTTAAGAAGCTTGATTCTTGAAAATTTTGAAGACGCGTTGTTAACTTCCAATATAGATGAACGTAATGCACTTATGAATTTTGTAATTGTTGGTGGCGGACCAACAGGAGTAGAGCTTGCTGGAGCATTAGCAGAAATTAAAAAAGGCATTTTACCAAAAGATTACCCAGATTTAGATACGCGTATGGCACAAATTCATATCGTGCAATCTAGTGATTGTATTTTGAAAGGTATGAGTGAAAACGCTTCTAAAAAAGCTGAAGATTTTCTAGAAAAGTTAGGTGTGAACATTTGGAAAAATGTTAGAGTAACTAATTATGATGGAAAAACAGTAACTACTAACACCGACTTAACATTTGAAACAGCAACAGTAGTTTGGGCAGCAGGTGTAAAAGGAGCTACTATTAAAGGTTTAGATGCTGAAGAATTTGTAACCAGAGGAAATAGACTTTTTGTTAATGAATTTAATCAGGTTAAGGGTTTTAAACACATTTTTGCTATAGGTGATATTGCATGTATGGCAAACGATGAATTTCCTAATGGACTACCAATGATGGCGCAACCTGCTATTCAACAAGGTGAGCAATTGGGCGACAATATTTTGGAGTTAATTGAGGATAAAACTATGAAACCTTTTGCTTATAAAGATAAAGGAGCTATGGCAACCATTGGAAGAAATAAAGCTGTAGTAGACTTAAAACGTTTTAAGTTTCAAGGTATTTTTGCTTGGTACGTTTGGATGTTTGTACACTTGTTTTTCTTGATAGGTTTTCGAAATAGAATGGTGGTTTTTGTAAATTGGGTATATAATTATATTCGTTTTGATAGAGAAGCACGATTAATTATTCGTCCGTTTAAAAAGAATCATAAAATTTAGTATTACAAATCGTCTGTAAAATGGCGGCGACCTTTTTCGTTACTAAATTTTTCTTCGTTATACTTTAACGAATCGCCTTTAGGAATAGAAAGTGATTCCCAGTTTTCACCTTTTAAAAGTTTTCCTAAAAAAACTATTTGTCCAATGTGGTAAGAGTAATGCGCTAATTGCCTGTTTATAGCTTCTGTAACCGTATGTCCTTGATTTCTAATGTAAATTATTTGTTCTAAATCGGTTTCAGTTAAAGGTTTTATTGCGTCAAACAAACATTTCCAGCCACTTTCCCAAGATGCAATAATTTCTTCTTTAGAATTATAATTGTCAATAAATTCTAAATCTCTGTTCCTCCATTCTTTTTCACCATCTTCACTTAAAAAATTGGTCCATCTGCTTAACATATTACCAACCAAATGTTTTAC containing:
- a CDS encoding M23 family metallopeptidase — its product is MRLILSLFLVFSLFTNAQNNYPQDYFSNPLEIPLVLAGTFAELRSNHFHSGLDIKTQQRRGLKVKASASGFVSRIKVSHYGYGKALYITHPNGYTTVYAHLQKFAPEIEAYVKKRQYEEESYEIELFPNAESLPVLKDSVVAYSGNSGGSGGPHLHYEIRDKQERPMNPMLFGIDIKDTSNPIVRSIYAYPLNEKSFVNNSNDKQKLRLIPLKNGDYTVESIDAIGDIGFGIVTIDRQDLAANSNGVYNIQTFVNGSRNFEIDFKRFSFDETKHINQLIDYEHYSNNKERIQKLFKKNSPLSLYKEHINDGFLKVEDSTNSVYKIRVADYKNNESWITINIKGTKNDILEPKIKKTTPYLIKADQTTNLNEGNVSVNFYKNTFYEDFYIDFEVKNDTLLLHEDVIPAMKNFTISYDVSKYSSEDRSKLYIARLVGYKKHPSYTYTKRKETTLTANTKKLGTYALATDSIAPTITANNFKDGQWLSKYRYLKVKIDDEDSGVSNYRATVNGKWVLMEYDYKTKTLTHDFNDGIITDTKNNLKVIVTDNVGNNSTFEALFYRK
- a CDS encoding cell division protein ZapA, which encodes MSEKLKIKLSIANRVYPLTIEANQEEGLRKAAKNIEFMIKQFEQSYSVRDKQDVLAMCALQFASQVEQKSIDKANVNEHVEEKLNALNDLLHSHLIS
- the rny gene encoding ribonuclease Y, which codes for MDNSIIFAVGGVVLGLIIGFIIAKTLEKNNASKLVKEAKKSAALILKQANSEGESIKKDKILQAKEKFIELKGEHEKVILSRDKKMAEAEKRTRDKESQISGELSKNKKLNESLESKIKDYNYRLDVLDKKQEEIDKLHKNQVQQLEVISSLSAEEAKEQLVESLKGEAKNDAMAYIQSSLEEAKLTAEQDAKKIIINTIQRIGTEEAVDNCVSVFNIESDDVKGRIIGREGRNIRAIEAATGVEIIVDDTPEAIILSCFDSVRREIARLSLHKLVTDGRIHPARIEEIVKKTKKQIEQEIIEVGKRTVIDLGIHNLHPELIKMVGRMKYRSSYGQNLLQHSREVAKLCGVMAAELGLNPKLAKRAGLLHDIGKVPDAEADMETPHAILGMQWAEKYNEKDEVCNAIGAHHDEIEMKSLLAPIIQVCDAISGARPGARRQVLDSYIQRLKDLEDIAFGFNGVKKAYAIQAGRELRVIVESEKVDDQKAADLSFNISQKVQTDMTYPGQVKVTVIRETRAVNIAK
- a CDS encoding PAS domain-containing sensor histidine kinase, whose protein sequence is MLKKVTSLLKSEVSEKNHSENLDVNIKWQEAVDISNIGVWDFDALKNKVYFSESSKRIIGYENDNTFGKNIDDWNNRVHPEDKEKYFKDYQDHINGLKPLYINEHRVKCKDGSYKWILDKGKIIKWDTNGKPIRFIGTHVDITSHVESEKKLSNTLNLVSKQNNKLKNFAHIVTHNLKQHAGNFESLLDFYEEAKTEAEKQELIEYLKTLSASLTKTISNLNEIVSIQNNKATKIEKLYLAKEANKILEMLKVVITESNAIININIDPKLYIYYNPTYMESIIQNLLTNAIKYKHPERDPKVNVDAILTEDYIKVIVSDNGIGINLDKFGDSVFGLYKTFHNNKNSEGVGLYLIKNQIETYGGEITLDSEVNVGTTFTITIPNKKNPA
- the xerD gene encoding site-specific tyrosine recombinase XerD — its product is MKWQNALKDYQLYLKIERGLSKNSIDNYALDIKKLISYLEVNNINFSPITISSEIIQQFIYDVAKTVNPRSQSRIISGLRSFFSYLVFEDYRADNPLELIESPKIGRKLPDTLSEQEIDNIIKAIDLSKPEGERNRAMLETLYGCGLRVSELINLKISDLFFDEGFIKVTGKGDKQRFVPIVDITQKYINIYKSEIRNHLKIQAGFEDTLFLNRRGKQLTRAMIFTIIKQLAEKIGLKKNISPHTFRHSFATHLLQNNADLRSIQLMLGHESITTTEIYVHLDKSHLTKVVEKFHPRS
- a CDS encoding porin family protein, yielding MKKLILFIAVIAITGLTQTFSQDINFGAKAGVNFCDITGDDTDSFDGRTTFHIGLVAEIMITDVFAFQPEILYSAQGSDWEEAFEGETYQGTVKVDYLNIPLMAKYYVVEGFSVEAGPQIGFLLSANNEEEGFDDEDIKDDLKGIDFGINFGLGYKLDGGLNFGARYIIGLTDVNDNPENLGNSDYKNSVIQISVGYFF
- a CDS encoding outer membrane beta-barrel protein; amino-acid sequence: MKKLFLLSIIAVLGMTTVNAQGNLNAGVNLGLPIGDAGDGWTFNVTLDVNYLWEVGENFDAGVATGYSHSFGDSIDVPGFGSVDIDDAQFLPIAGAARFGISDKFTLGADLGYALGINDGNDGGFYYAPRVQYGVSESLDIVLSYRGVSLDGGSFDVINLGIQFGL
- the aroQ gene encoding type II 3-dehydroquinate dehydratase, producing the protein MKKLIIINGPNLNLLGKREPEIYGNLTFEDYLKQVKSKFSNIEIEYYQSNIEGEIIDKLHEVGFSYDGVILNAGAYTHTSIGIGDAIKGIETPVVELHISNTFSREEFRHQSYISPNAKGVILGFGMQSYELAIQSFL